Proteins from one Thermodesulfobacteriota bacterium genomic window:
- the def gene encoding peptide deformylase, giving the protein MAALPILTYPDPRLRSKSSPVEIISTEIKRLLDDMAETMYDAPGVGLAAPQVGVNVRAIVVDITAEEENSPGLIKLIDPEIIYSEGQQVGEEGCLSIPGFVSLVKRKEKVRVKGLNEEGKHSEIDASGLLARVLQHEIDHIDGILFIDRLSRLKRELFKKRIDKAFGRKETYAAF; this is encoded by the coding sequence ATGGCAGCACTCCCTATATTGACATACCCTGATCCGAGATTGAGGAGTAAATCCTCTCCTGTAGAGATTATAAGTACGGAAATTAAAAGACTTCTCGATGATATGGCTGAAACTATGTATGATGCCCCAGGTGTGGGACTCGCTGCGCCTCAGGTTGGCGTTAATGTGCGTGCAATAGTAGTTGATATAACAGCTGAAGAGGAGAATTCACCGGGTCTCATCAAACTTATAGACCCGGAGATAATATATTCAGAAGGACAGCAGGTCGGTGAGGAGGGTTGTTTGAGCATTCCAGGATTTGTAAGTCTGGTTAAGAGGAAGGAAAAGGTAAGAGTAAAGGGTCTCAATGAAGAAGGGAAGCACTCTGAAATTGATGCCTCTGGATTATTAGCAAGGGTTTTGCAACATGAAATCGATCACATAGACGGCATTCTTTTTATTGATAGACTCAGCAGGTTAAAGAGAGAATTGTTTAAGAAAAGGATCGACAAGGCATTTGGAAGAAAGGAGACCTACGCGGCTTTTTGA
- a CDS encoding pyridoxal phosphate-dependent aminotransferase, producing the protein MASNLSQDIAPFFVMDVLERAKELELRGKRVIHFEVGEPDIPTPKVICDEAIHAIENGDTKYTPSLGIPELRTAIVESYQENYGVEIAPGRAVITMGSSPALFLTLLSLVDPGDDVIITDPHYACYPKIIRIAGAVPKLFRIYEEEDFQIDIPALKKIITDNTKAILINSPSNPTGIVLDEEIIKEISELGPFVISDEIYHGLVYGSEAHSIYQFTDKAFVVNGMSKLYSMTGWRLGYLLAPEEFIRPIQKLQQNLFISPNPFVQRAGVAALKLAKEHVWEMVRLFSERRELMIRGLRGLGFEIKAEPRGAFYVFVNATKLNHDSHDLAFDILEKAHVAVTPGIDFGLGGEGYLRFSYATSIDCIEEGIRRLDSYLSNRLASG; encoded by the coding sequence ATGGCCTCAAATTTGTCGCAGGACATAGCACCTTTTTTCGTCATGGATGTATTGGAGAGGGCTAAGGAACTAGAACTCAGAGGCAAAAGGGTAATCCATTTTGAAGTAGGTGAACCCGATATTCCAACTCCAAAAGTCATATGCGACGAAGCCATACATGCCATTGAAAATGGAGATACTAAATACACACCAAGCCTAGGGATTCCTGAGTTAAGGACCGCAATCGTAGAAAGTTACCAAGAAAATTATGGGGTAGAGATTGCACCCGGTCGTGCCGTCATAACAATGGGAAGTTCACCTGCGCTGTTCTTGACTCTGCTTTCGCTTGTTGATCCTGGAGACGATGTGATCATCACCGATCCTCACTATGCATGTTATCCTAAGATCATAAGAATTGCGGGGGCAGTTCCGAAATTATTTAGGATCTATGAGGAAGAGGATTTCCAGATCGATATTCCTGCTCTTAAAAAGATTATTACCGATAATACGAAGGCTATTCTAATTAATTCGCCTTCGAATCCCACGGGTATAGTCTTAGATGAAGAAATAATCAAGGAAATTTCTGAACTTGGCCCCTTTGTTATATCAGACGAAATATACCACGGTCTAGTTTATGGTTCTGAGGCTCATTCAATCTACCAATTTACTGATAAGGCATTCGTCGTTAATGGAATGTCTAAGCTTTATTCAATGACGGGTTGGCGACTTGGATATTTGCTGGCCCCCGAAGAATTTATTCGTCCCATACAAAAGCTACAACAAAACCTCTTTATTTCTCCAAACCCATTTGTGCAAAGGGCGGGGGTTGCGGCATTAAAGCTTGCGAAAGAACATGTTTGGGAGATGGTGCGACTTTTTTCTGAGAGGAGAGAACTTATGATCAGGGGACTTAGGGGGTTAGGGTTTGAGATTAAAGCAGAGCCTAGGGGTGCTTTTTATGTTTTTGTGAATGCGACGAAGCTAAATCATGATTCACATGATTTGGCGTTTGATATTTTGGAGAAAGCCCACGTAGCAGTGACTCCAGGAATAGATTTTGGACTTGGCGGAGAAGGATATTTGAGATTTTCATATGCAACTTCTATTGATTGTATTGAAGAGGGAATCAGGAGGTTGGATAGTTATTTAAGTAATAGACTGGCTAGTGGTTGA
- a CDS encoding HU family DNA-binding protein, with the protein MKKSDLEKELASKFNLQSLQSETIIDTIIEYMTNVLKDGGRIEIRGFGSFFTKGYKTYTGRNPRTGDSVTVLPKKLPHFRPSKELLKKINNE; encoded by the coding sequence ATGAAGAAATCTGACTTAGAAAAAGAACTTGCGTCAAAATTTAATCTTCAATCACTACAGTCTGAAACGATTATTGATACGATCATAGAGTATATGACTAATGTTCTCAAAGATGGGGGGAGAATCGAAATAAGAGGCTTCGGTAGTTTCTTCACTAAAGGGTATAAGACATATACTGGTCGAAATCCCAGGACCGGAGATTCCGTAACAGTTCTACCGAAAAAGCTTCCTCATTTCAGGCCAAGTAAAGAGCTTCTAAAAAAGATCAACAACGAATAG
- the rpmB gene encoding 50S ribosomal protein L28, giving the protein MSQICDCCGKKPLYGHNVSHANNKTKRRWNVNLKRVRARLSSGEVKRIRVCTSCIRSGKVQKAA; this is encoded by the coding sequence ATGTCGCAGATTTGTGATTGTTGCGGAAAGAAGCCGCTTTATGGCCATAATGTTAGTCACGCTAATAACAAAACCAAAAGACGCTGGAATGTGAATTTAAAAAGAGTCAGGGCACGGCTTTCCAGTGGTGAGGTGAAAAGAATAAGGGTATGTACAAGCTGTATAAGGTCTGGAAAGGTTCAAAAAGCCGCGTAG